A window of the Pogona vitticeps strain Pit_001003342236 chromosome 4, PviZW2.1, whole genome shotgun sequence genome harbors these coding sequences:
- the PTDSS1 gene encoding phosphatidylserine synthase 1 isoform X2, translating into MASYGGSRTLSKDDVNYRLHFRMINEQQVEDITLEFFYRPHTITLLSLTVLSLMAFAFTRNDSIPEDNIWKGILSVIFFFLIISVLAFPNGPFTRPHPAIWRMVFGLSVLYFLFLVFVLFLNFEQVKSVMYWLDPNLRYATREADIMEYAVNCHVITWERILSHFDIFAFGHFWGWAMKALLIRSYGLCWTISITWELTELFFMHLLPNFAECWWDQVILDILLCNGGGIWLGMVVCRWLEMRTYHWASFKDIHTTTGKIKRAVLQFTPASWTYVRWFDPKSSFQRVAGVYLFMIIWQLTELNTFFLKHIFVFYASHPLSWGRILFIGIITAPTVRQYYAYLTDTQCKRVGTQCWVFGVIAFLEAIVCIKFGQDLFSKTQILYVVLWLLCVAVTTFLCLYGMVWYADHYGQREKTLSESEDSAYIPDASWFNSKFTRGMDDSPPKHSSNNESHSSRRRNRHSKTKVTNGIGKR; encoded by the exons ATGGCGTCGTATGGGGGGAGCCGGACTCTGAGCAAGGACGACGTGAACTACCGGCTGCACTTCCGCATGATCAACGAGCAGCAGGTGGAGGACATCACCCTGGAGTTCTTCTACCGGCCCCACACCATCACCCTGCTCAGCCTCACGGTGCTCAGCCTCATGGCCTTCGCCTTCACCAG GAATGATTCAATCCCAGAAGATAATATTTGGAAGGGCATCCTCtctgtcattttcttctttctaatcATCAGTGTTCTAGCTTTTCCAAATG gtcctttcactCGCCCACACCCTGCAATCTGGCGCATGGTTTTTG GATTGAGTGTTCTGTATTTTCTCTTCCTCGTATTCGTGCTCTTCCTGAACTTTGAACAAGTGAAATCGGTCATGTACTGGCTGGACCCTAATCTCCGATATGCAACAAGAGAAGCAGACATCATG GAGTATGCTGTGAATTGCCACGTGATCACTTGGGAGCGAATTCTCAGCCATTTTGACATATTTGCTTTTGGACATTTCTGGGGCTGGGCAATGAAGGCTTTGTTGATACGCAGCTATGGGCTGTGTTGGACTATTAGCATCACCTGGGAATTAACAGAG CTGTTCTTCATGCATCTGCTGCCTAATTTTGCTGAATGCTGGTGGGATCAAGTCATTTTGGACATCCTGCTATGTAACGGGGGTGGCATCTGGTTGGGCATGGTAGTTTGTCGTTGGTTGGAGATGAGGACCTATCACTGGGCAAGTTTCAA GGACATTCATACCACCACGGGTAAAATCAAAAGAGCTGTACTGCAGTTCACTCCAGCAAGCTGGACATATGTTCGCTGGTTTGATCCCAAGTCTTCATTTCAAAGAGTGGCAGGAGTATACCTTTTTATGATCATTTGGCAG ttgaCAGAATTGAACACCTTTTTCTTGAAACATATCTTTGTCTTCTATGCAAGTCACCCCTTAAGCTGGGGCAGGATCCTCTTCATTGGAATCATCACCGCTCCCACTGTCAG ACAATATTATGCTTACCTCACAGACACACAATGCAAAAGGGTAGGGACACAGTGCTGGGTGTTTGG agTTATTGCCTTCCTTGAAGCTATTGTCTGCATCAAATTTGGCCAAGACCTCTTCTCCAAaactcaaatactgtatgttgtgtTATGGCTCCTTTGTGTG gcTGTTACAACTTTCTTATGCTTGTATGGAATGGTTTGGTATGCAGACCACTATGGACAGAGAGAAAAG ACATTGTCAGAAAGTGAAGACAGCGCGTACATCCCAGATGCTTCCTGGTTCAACTCGAAATTTACTAGAG
- the PTDSS1 gene encoding phosphatidylserine synthase 1 isoform X1 — protein sequence MVFGLSVLYFLFLVFVLFLNFEQVKSVMYWLDPNLRYATREADIMEYAVNCHVITWERILSHFDIFAFGHFWGWAMKALLIRSYGLCWTISITWELTELFFMHLLPNFAECWWDQVILDILLCNGGGIWLGMVVCRWLEMRTYHWASFKDIHTTTGKIKRAVLQFTPASWTYVRWFDPKSSFQRVAGVYLFMIIWQLTELNTFFLKHIFVFYASHPLSWGRILFIGIITAPTVRQYYAYLTDTQCKRVGTQCWVFGVIAFLEAIVCIKFGQDLFSKTQILYVVLWLLCVAVTTFLCLYGMVWYADHYGQREKTLSESEDSAYIPDASWFNSKFTRGMDDSPPKHSSNNESHSSRRRNRHSKTKVTNGIGKR from the exons ATGGTTTTTG GATTGAGTGTTCTGTATTTTCTCTTCCTCGTATTCGTGCTCTTCCTGAACTTTGAACAAGTGAAATCGGTCATGTACTGGCTGGACCCTAATCTCCGATATGCAACAAGAGAAGCAGACATCATG GAGTATGCTGTGAATTGCCACGTGATCACTTGGGAGCGAATTCTCAGCCATTTTGACATATTTGCTTTTGGACATTTCTGGGGCTGGGCAATGAAGGCTTTGTTGATACGCAGCTATGGGCTGTGTTGGACTATTAGCATCACCTGGGAATTAACAGAG CTGTTCTTCATGCATCTGCTGCCTAATTTTGCTGAATGCTGGTGGGATCAAGTCATTTTGGACATCCTGCTATGTAACGGGGGTGGCATCTGGTTGGGCATGGTAGTTTGTCGTTGGTTGGAGATGAGGACCTATCACTGGGCAAGTTTCAA GGACATTCATACCACCACGGGTAAAATCAAAAGAGCTGTACTGCAGTTCACTCCAGCAAGCTGGACATATGTTCGCTGGTTTGATCCCAAGTCTTCATTTCAAAGAGTGGCAGGAGTATACCTTTTTATGATCATTTGGCAG ttgaCAGAATTGAACACCTTTTTCTTGAAACATATCTTTGTCTTCTATGCAAGTCACCCCTTAAGCTGGGGCAGGATCCTCTTCATTGGAATCATCACCGCTCCCACTGTCAG ACAATATTATGCTTACCTCACAGACACACAATGCAAAAGGGTAGGGACACAGTGCTGGGTGTTTGG agTTATTGCCTTCCTTGAAGCTATTGTCTGCATCAAATTTGGCCAAGACCTCTTCTCCAAaactcaaatactgtatgttgtgtTATGGCTCCTTTGTGTG gcTGTTACAACTTTCTTATGCTTGTATGGAATGGTTTGGTATGCAGACCACTATGGACAGAGAGAAAAG ACATTGTCAGAAAGTGAAGACAGCGCGTACATCCCAGATGCTTCCTGGTTCAACTCGAAATTTACTAGAG